The genomic stretch TTTGAGGGCTGCAAACCAGTTGAGTTTTGACTTATTCAATTGAAGCTCGACCGAGTTTTAATAAGTGCAAATTTAAGCTCCAACATGACGGGTTCTCAGTATAATACTTGAACTTGAGTTTAACCCTAAGTTTGAGCCTAGTctagctcaaaaaaaaaaaaggaaaaaaaattattatatttattaaaaTGGATAATATGGACACTTCAtgttaataaataataaaaaactttGAGATATACATGTAATTAtattagtaaaaataaaaaatattaaaaaaaaaatatatattctaTACTTGGCTCGACCTTGACAGCTTGAGCTCGAGTTAACACCAAACTAGAGTCTAGTTTTGATTGATCTGACTCACATTTCGTTTGCAGCCTCGTCTCCAAAACACAATTTTAATGCGTAGGCCCCATATATGGGAGCAAAGCATGAATACAACCGACAACTGAGCGATGGCATCCTAGTTTTGGTTGCAGTCGATGTATTTCGTGTTGCAACCAAGTATCATATGAATCTAAAGTTGTACATCTGATTTAAACCATGGATGCAATAATAAACGAGAGTTTCATTCTTCCTTCAAGATGTTAACGAACGTTAGACTCGGTTAGCCTTAGATGGTAGACATGTCCTCTATTTTCTTCACAATATGGATGAAGTTGGAAATGTATTTTCCAATTCAATACAGCTATGGCCAATCTCTTTTCTCACCTCTTTCTCCTTCATCATTGTCCTAATCTGAATAACATCTCTCCATTTCTCATGACAAGCGTAGACATTAGACATCAGTACATAAACATATTCACTATCACCTTCAAGTTGCATCACCTTTTCCGCTGCCACTTTGGCCGTTTTTACATTCCCGCAAGTAACACAAGCAGCAAGCAATGCTCTCCAAACTGCTCCATTCGACTCAAATCCCAGCTGATGTATCATCTTCTCTGCCTGATACACCTTTCCTTCTTGGCCCATGATCCTGATCATGGAAGAGCAATGCTCAGCAGTGGGATTAATCCTGTACTCGTTCACCATCAATTCAAAATATCGATTTGCAGCGTCCAAAGGCATTCTGTTATGCCAACATGCAGACAAAACATTGAGGAAAGTAATTCTATCTGGCTGTAAATTTTTCACAAGCATCAACTTCTCAAAAAGACGTAACACCTTGCTGGAATCACCATTGTGAGCATATCCAGATATCATCGCGTTCCAAGTTATCAGATTCTTCTTCTGTAGCCAGTGGAATACCATTTCAGCTTCAGTTATTCTCCCACATTTTGAATACATGTCAATAAGAGCACTTCCAATGACCACTGATCCATCTAAACCAGATTTTACTGTACAACAGTGGATCAACATCCCCCAGGTGACTGCTGATAAACCTGCAATCCCACTCAATATACTTGAATATGTGAACTGATCCTTTTGAACACCACTAAAGTGCATCTTGCTGAAAAATTCCAAAGCATCCCTTGCTCTATAACGGTTTACATAGCTCGTTATCACAGAATTCCACGAAGATGAATTTGGGTTCGGCATTCTGAATAAAAGGTCAATAGCATCTTGTATATTACCGAACTGTGCAATGCCGCTGATCACCTCATTATAAGAGATTGTGTCGGGATCAGTCATTTGATGCAAAAGGCTTAACGCTTGCTCAAGCCTTCCATTTCTAGCATTAGCTGCTATAACTGAATTCCAAGAAATGGAATCCCTATCAATCATCTCATCAAACACCACCATAGACTCTTCAACAGCTCCACATTTGCCATACATGTCAATTAAACAGTTCCCTACGATAACACTATATTCAACACCAAGTTTCACAATCTTGGAATGTATTAGTTTTCCCAACAGCAATAAAGCCAGCTGCCCACATGCGGACAAAGCAGCTGTGCATGAATATGAATCTGAAGAAATACCAGATTTTTCTAGCTGGAGAAACAAGGTGAGAGATTTCCTGAATTGCCCAGAACGAACATACCCAGAAATTAAAGAATTCCAACCAACTAAACTTGGTTCAGGAATTTCATCGAACAGGTTCTGGGCTTCATAAATTAGCTCAAATTTTACGTAGAAATTGATCAAAGCGGCGGAAACAAAGACATTGGAATCATGCCCAGATTCTATAATTTGGCAGTGAAGCTGTTGGCCGAGTGAAAACCAGCCACATTTGGTGCATGTACGGATCAAGTGGACTAAAGCATAGTCATTTGGCTTGGAGCCGGAGTTCATCATCTGACAGGCACTCAGCAAGGCGATGTCAGAATTAAGCCCACCTTGAGCCAGGGCTGAAACGGTATTGGCCCATGACACAGGGTCACTTTCTTGAACGGGTTCAATCGTGGTGCTAATTTGCTTTAACAAGAAATGATTCGGCTTTCTTTGATAGAAAAAAAGCGGGCTTTTCTTTAGTTGGAGAATGAATCTTAGCATAATTTTCCCTAGCACAACGACTGTTATCTCAATATGCATAACTAAAATACTAAACTCTCGGGCTTTTCTTTAGTTTGAGAATAAATCTTAGCATAATTTCCCTAACACAACATTATTATGTCTTTTGTAAAGAAATAAATAGGAAAAACAGCATCTGAAGGCTAATTTGAGTAGGTTGTTCAAGTATACCAGACAAGCAATATATTTCAATAGAAAACTTTAACAGCTCGAATCGATGAAGTAAAAATCTTTGGTCATCTTCTAGAAGTTGGattattgaatgaaatgatgctaACAACGTATACATCCCTATGTTTACCAAACTATACATTCTTTTTTATGACTGGTTAATTTAGCAGAAGAATAATTTGCACAGGGACTAAACTATCTCATTCTCATGTACCCCACCCATTAAAATTTACAATGACTTCAAGAATTTGTCACCCTTTTTAACTGAAAATTTACCTGAGAAGTAACTTTTTGCTTGCGTTGCAATACTTCCATTATTGGAAAGCTACAAGGACGTACAGCTAAGTATTTCTTGAGTTTTAGACCTTTAAAGGTAAAGGAGCAAGAACTTAGCAAGATGGAAATGTTGTTCTTTGTCCTATGCTAGCTTAGGATCTCGGACTAAGAAAGTTTACTTTATTATTGAGAGGCTCTCTCCTGTTATTGTCAAACACAATAACTAAACGTTGCTAAACAACTTAAACCTACATGACATGATGGTAACTATTTTGTCAAACAATTTTTTATCCATATGATCACTTATGGTGCTTGTAGCACTTTGTACATGCAAATAAGCCTTTTATGAAATAGCGTGGATGATATTTTCATGACTTTTATCAGACAAGGATGAAGGAACTGAGGACACCGGTTTCTGACGAGTTTAAGAGGATATTCAGATGCGCATGATACAAAAAGCAAATTTTTCGTTAACTTCACCTCGGATTCAGCATTTGTACAAATGAATGAGGTAAGGGGCAATCAAAATTGCTGAAAGCTGAATCCTATGCTTTAAGTTCATATGCACGAAGTATAAGCTACCAaatgcaatcttccttgtgttTTCAAGACACCAATTTTGGACCACTGAAGAGGTAGCTCTCAAGGTCATTTATTGTCTTTGCATCAATTAATCTTACATTGCCCTGTATAGTCTtcgattttgatgtaaatatgaTTGTGTTAGTTAAGGTAGCGATAATGGTAGGACGAAATTGGATAGAGAACCACGCCTTTTCTTGAAGGTGAAAATGAGGTCATAACAAAGTAGTAGCAAATTAAGCAACTGCTTCCCACACGACGCCTAGGAGCTGTAATGGTACAAGAGATGGTAAAGGTCGGAGCATAGCATAATGAATCACAAAAAATGATGTATCAACAACGCTTGGGCACAGGGGTGCCATAGTCACATCCAGAAAGCGGCATCAGAACTGGCACATTTTATCTATCATCAAACACAAGGTGGCGAAAGTAGCTTTCATGGTTCTCATATACGGAAATTTGCTAGATATAATTCATTGCAATTGTGATATACTTGTGTTGTTGAATGATTCTGTGAAGGATGGTGTGAAATTCTGAAGAGGTATTTTAtcctttaattttgtttttgcccATGGACAGCAATTAGGATGGACTCTTTGCCAACCATAACAAAATCCAAGGGTTGGATGAGGGCATAGCTCTTAAAAGAGTAGAGCCAAAGGAATCCCTCAAAATCCCAAAGATACAAAGCATGCAAAATTAGTAGTTTGACAAAAGTATATCATCTCCCTAAGTGTAAATGGAATTGGAGATCCCTGCAAGACAATGATCAATTGTCACTGTTACATGTCACAACCCAATTTGGAAAAAGAAGCAATAAGTCAAAGTTATGTATTCATTCCTGTTCAAATTGGGCAATAAATCAAAAGTTATATATTGATTCTTTTTCTTATAAAAGGCTGCGGAAAAACTACGCAGCAGAGATATCACCTACGAAATTTACACAAAGATAGACAGATTTGGGGGCTACG from Coffea eugenioides isolate CCC68of chromosome 8, Ceug_1.0, whole genome shotgun sequence encodes the following:
- the LOC113780931 gene encoding putative pentatricopeptide repeat-containing protein At5g47460 → MHIEITVVVLGKIMLRFILQLKKSPLFFYQRKPNHFLLKQISTTIEPVQESDPVSWANTVSALAQGGLNSDIALLSACQMMNSGSKPNDYALVHLIRTCTKCGWFSLGQQLHCQIIESGHDSNVFVSAALINFYVKFELIYEAQNLFDEIPEPSLVGWNSLISGYVRSGQFRKSLTLFLQLEKSGISSDSYSCTAALSACGQLALLLLGKLIHSKIVKLGVEYSVIVGNCLIDMYGKCGAVEESMVVFDEMIDRDSISWNSVIAANARNGRLEQALSLLHQMTDPDTISYNEVISGIAQFGNIQDAIDLLFRMPNPNSSSWNSVITSYVNRYRARDALEFFSKMHFSGVQKDQFTYSSILSGIAGLSAVTWGMLIHCCTVKSGLDGSVVIGSALIDMYSKCGRITEAEMVFHWLQKKNLITWNAMISGYAHNGDSSKVLRLFEKLMLVKNLQPDRITFLNVLSACWHNRMPLDAANRYFELMVNEYRINPTAEHCSSMIRIMGQEGKVYQAEKMIHQLGFESNGAVWRALLAACVTCGNVKTAKVAAEKVMQLEGDSEYVYVLMSNVYACHEKWRDVIQIRTMMKEKEVRKEIGHSCIELENTFPTSSIL